A genomic segment from Gemmatimonadota bacterium encodes:
- the thrC gene encoding threonine synthase: MQSATSEVTHSSTRPPTARGVLARYAEFLPLTAATPALSLAEGDTPLLAAPRLAKWVGVDDLHLKYEGANPSGSFKDRGMVVAVAKAIEAGSTTIICASTGNTSASAAAYAARAGIEAVVLLPAGKVARGKLAQAIMAGATVITLDGNFDQALSVARDLARDYRVALVNSVNPHRIAGQTTAAFEVCDVLGDAPEVVALPVGNGGNVTAYSEGFRIYRDANRSTRMPMFIGAQAAGAAPLVHGAPVANPETVATAIRIGNPASWKSAVNAVTSSGGEFSAVTDDEILESYHKVAELEGVFCEPASAAGIAALRIAVRNGRVAPGMRSVCVLTGNGLKDPDRAVPESFAPAILPADAAELARQLHLTRLS, from the coding sequence ATGCAATCAGCGACATCCGAAGTAACGCACTCCAGTACCAGACCACCCACAGCACGGGGCGTGTTGGCGCGCTATGCAGAATTTCTTCCGCTGACGGCAGCGACCCCTGCCCTGTCTCTCGCAGAGGGCGACACCCCTCTGCTTGCAGCTCCGCGCCTTGCGAAGTGGGTTGGCGTGGACGATCTGCACCTCAAGTACGAAGGGGCCAATCCGAGCGGATCGTTCAAGGATCGCGGGATGGTGGTCGCCGTCGCCAAGGCGATCGAGGCTGGCTCGACGACGATAATCTGTGCGTCCACCGGCAACACCTCGGCAAGTGCTGCTGCTTACGCGGCGCGCGCTGGCATTGAGGCTGTAGTGTTGCTGCCCGCTGGAAAGGTTGCGCGCGGCAAGCTTGCGCAGGCCATCATGGCCGGTGCGACTGTGATCACGCTCGATGGAAACTTCGACCAGGCACTGTCGGTCGCGCGCGATCTCGCACGTGATTACCGCGTCGCGCTCGTGAACTCGGTCAACCCACATCGCATAGCTGGCCAGACGACTGCTGCATTCGAAGTGTGCGACGTACTCGGCGATGCACCGGAAGTTGTCGCGCTACCCGTCGGCAATGGCGGTAACGTCACCGCGTATTCGGAAGGTTTCCGCATCTATCGGGACGCGAACCGCAGTACACGCATGCCCATGTTCATCGGCGCACAGGCCGCCGGCGCCGCGCCGCTGGTACACGGCGCACCGGTCGCGAATCCCGAAACCGTAGCGACCGCAATACGCATCGGCAATCCGGCTAGCTGGAAGTCGGCGGTGAATGCGGTAACGTCATCGGGCGGTGAATTCAGCGCAGTCACCGACGATGAAATTCTTGAATCGTATCACAAGGTCGCCGAGCTCGAAGGCGTGTTCTGCGAGCCCGCCTCTGCCGCGGGGATCGCCGCACTCAGAATCGCTGTTCGCAACGGACGCGTCGCGCCAGGAATGCGCTCGGTGTGCGTGCTTACAGGCAACGGACTGAAAGATCCCGATCGCGCAGTGCCTGAATCGTTTGCTCCTGCAATTCTTCCAGCCGACGCGGCAGAGCTCGCCAGACAGCTGCATCTGACACGACTGTCGTAA
- a CDS encoding sensor domain-containing diguanylate cyclase: MTPSRNSPAQANPSTPAEATRETTSVWEIGLFLLATACFAGYLVWVGFDSMGAGGTASRVPIVTQSLLFVLSMLTAVLCTIVSGHGLDRATRRAWRFFAIAQIATGIVSLSWVYRLASGSNVAGPLALQLIAATYDVFLLAALVTFPVRRMASGDRSTFWFDGAIVAGVATLLTWHLLLRAALVAAGSDWRTAMYALAYPVADVVLLFAAVVLLLRRPMPGSLRSIRILAVSILLNTAADLLYMWAYIAHDSQSGRFFYVVWAVVAWMATAAVFAQYQNVQQDFGSVHLTSHERRNHPQSLIPYLAIAAIYATLIVEAFRTEAHAAGVLPVGHRLSIAADFPVTTIVVGAMVVTAIVIARQVAAQRRNAELVRERLAREAHFRALVQHSSDMVLVLEADGTVREASPAVARVLGHAPQKVIGRTFWEFFVSDDMAVVQADIAQAIAAGDGEVTASGPCEWRIRAANGSERWVEAICTNLLDDPVVMGLVINGRDVSERKQLEVELTHRAYHDTLTGLVNRTRFRAKVVDAIGRTRSGKRPDDGRSGLAILYIDLDGFKAVNDIFGHDAGDLVLATVADRLRDATRGSDTAARLGGDEFAILLERLRDADEVRMVAKRVLHLVRGPIRIDHREVVVGASIGIVCAALGDTTRERESAIDPDVLLRNADSAMYAAKARGRGNYEFFVPAAGGIA, encoded by the coding sequence GTGACCCCTTCGCGCAACTCGCCAGCGCAGGCCAACCCGTCGACTCCGGCGGAAGCAACTCGCGAGACAACCTCAGTCTGGGAGATCGGCCTCTTCCTGCTGGCGACCGCGTGCTTCGCGGGATATCTCGTCTGGGTCGGCTTCGACAGTATGGGCGCCGGTGGCACCGCCTCCCGCGTTCCGATCGTCACCCAGTCGCTGCTGTTCGTCCTCTCGATGCTGACCGCGGTCCTCTGCACCATCGTGTCCGGCCACGGCCTCGACCGGGCCACGCGGCGCGCCTGGCGCTTCTTCGCCATAGCCCAGATTGCGACCGGAATCGTCAGCCTGTCATGGGTTTACCGGCTCGCATCCGGCAGCAACGTCGCAGGCCCGCTGGCTCTCCAACTGATCGCCGCCACGTACGACGTGTTCCTGCTGGCGGCCCTCGTTACCTTCCCTGTCCGGCGCATGGCCAGTGGGGACCGGTCGACGTTCTGGTTCGATGGTGCAATCGTCGCTGGCGTGGCAACCCTGCTGACGTGGCATCTGCTGCTACGAGCTGCCCTCGTCGCGGCCGGATCGGACTGGCGCACGGCCATGTACGCGTTGGCCTACCCGGTTGCCGACGTGGTGCTTCTGTTCGCAGCCGTGGTGTTGTTGCTCCGGCGTCCGATGCCGGGAAGTCTGCGGTCCATTCGCATCCTTGCCGTCAGCATTCTTCTGAATACAGCGGCCGATCTGCTCTACATGTGGGCATACATCGCCCATGACTCACAGAGCGGCCGGTTCTTCTACGTGGTGTGGGCTGTGGTCGCATGGATGGCCACGGCGGCAGTGTTCGCCCAGTACCAGAACGTGCAGCAGGATTTCGGGTCGGTACATCTCACGTCGCATGAACGGCGCAATCATCCGCAGAGCCTCATTCCGTACCTGGCGATAGCGGCAATTTACGCAACGCTGATAGTCGAGGCATTTCGAACCGAGGCGCACGCCGCAGGCGTGTTGCCAGTTGGCCACCGGCTGTCCATCGCCGCGGACTTCCCTGTCACCACGATTGTCGTCGGAGCGATGGTGGTGACAGCGATCGTGATCGCGCGTCAGGTCGCGGCGCAGCGGAGAAACGCCGAGCTCGTCCGCGAGCGGCTCGCGCGCGAGGCACACTTCCGTGCGCTCGTCCAGCATTCGTCCGACATGGTGCTGGTGCTCGAAGCAGATGGAACGGTACGCGAGGCCAGCCCCGCGGTCGCTCGCGTTCTCGGTCACGCCCCTCAAAAAGTTATCGGACGCACATTCTGGGAGTTCTTCGTCTCCGACGACATGGCGGTCGTTCAGGCCGACATCGCGCAGGCCATCGCTGCGGGAGACGGAGAAGTCACCGCGAGCGGCCCGTGCGAGTGGCGCATCCGCGCCGCCAACGGCAGCGAGCGATGGGTTGAAGCCATCTGCACGAACCTGCTCGACGATCCCGTCGTGATGGGTCTCGTCATCAACGGGCGTGACGTCAGCGAGCGCAAGCAACTGGAAGTCGAGCTCACACATCGCGCATATCACGATACCCTCACCGGCCTCGTGAATCGAACACGATTCCGTGCGAAAGTCGTCGACGCAATCGGTCGTACCAGATCCGGCAAGAGACCCGATGATGGACGGAGCGGACTCGCAATCCTCTACATCGATCTCGACGGCTTCAAGGCTGTGAACGACATCTTCGGGCACGATGCCGGCGATCTGGTCCTCGCAACGGTGGCCGACCGCCTGCGCGACGCCACACGCGGCTCCGATACCGCCGCACGACTGGGTGGCGATGAATTCGCCATCTTGCTGGAGCGTCTCCGAGACGCGGATGAAGTTCGCATGGTTGCGAAGCGCGTGTTACATCTCGTGCGCGGTCCGATCAGGATCGACCACCGGGAGGTCGTGGTCGGCGCCAGCATCGGAATCGTTTGCGCCGCACTCGGCGACACAACCCGCGAACGCGAATCTGCGATAGATCCCGATGTCCTGCTGCGCAACGCCGACTCCGCGATGTACGCAGCGAAGGCACGGGGACGCGGGAATTATGAGTTTTTCGTTCCCGCCGCGGGCGGAATTGCGTGA
- a CDS encoding DUF393 domain-containing protein — MSDAMGTQLTVIYDGHCSVCTRLAERVAKLDTHHVLEIVPSQSAGVRARFPWIPASAYDESLQVVRASDGWTWEGAAAVEEIIKALRAGWVVSWLFRLPFARQVAQRGYRWFADHRGQPGCGDHCRIHAIPPAAGTKNS; from the coding sequence ATGAGCGACGCGATGGGAACGCAGCTCACCGTTATCTACGACGGCCATTGCAGTGTCTGCACGCGGCTCGCGGAGCGGGTCGCCAAACTTGATACGCACCACGTTCTGGAGATCGTGCCGTCGCAGTCAGCGGGAGTTCGGGCCCGGTTTCCATGGATTCCCGCAAGCGCGTACGACGAATCGCTTCAGGTAGTGCGTGCTTCCGACGGCTGGACCTGGGAAGGGGCGGCGGCGGTCGAGGAGATCATAAAGGCGTTGCGCGCCGGATGGGTTGTATCGTGGTTGTTCCGGCTACCGTTCGCGCGGCAAGTCGCTCAGCGCGGATACCGATGGTTTGCCGATCACCGCGGCCAGCCTGGCTGCGGCGACCATTGTCGGATTCACGCAATTCCGCCCGCGGCGGGAACGAAAAACTCATAA
- a CDS encoding agmatine deiminase family protein, protein MTRWRMPAEWERHDATWIAWPHHEPDWPAKLEAVRWAYAEIARVLAMHERVEILCHDERVRDSAVAMLRSHDVAMQRVNLRLVPTDRVWLRDSGPSFVWNENGEVEMIAWDFNAWAKYDNFTRDRRVPDAIQNATGLPMTSAMRPDDASRRLVLEGGGIEVNGQGRILVTEEWLLSDVQVRNPGVTRAGYEKAFATYLGCHDTIWLGNGCAGDDTHGHIDDMARFVNFDTVALAYEADPSDANHASSVDNLERLRLAAERQPLNVVLLPYPRPVMMDGQRLPGSYANFYIANEVVLVPTFNDANDRVALETIATLFPDRTVIGIHAVDLVWGMGTLHCLTQQQPAMAIDYRGT, encoded by the coding sequence GTGACGCGCTGGCGCATGCCGGCCGAATGGGAGCGCCACGACGCGACCTGGATAGCATGGCCACACCACGAGCCCGATTGGCCTGCAAAACTCGAGGCTGTACGCTGGGCGTATGCCGAAATTGCACGGGTGCTCGCCATGCATGAACGCGTCGAGATCCTGTGCCACGACGAGCGCGTTCGCGATTCTGCCGTGGCGATGCTGCGTTCGCACGACGTTGCGATGCAGCGCGTCAATCTGCGGCTCGTTCCGACAGATCGCGTGTGGCTGCGCGATTCCGGACCGTCGTTCGTTTGGAACGAGAACGGCGAAGTCGAGATGATCGCGTGGGATTTCAACGCCTGGGCCAAGTACGACAACTTCACGCGTGACCGCCGAGTTCCCGACGCGATCCAGAACGCGACTGGGTTGCCCATGACGTCTGCGATGCGTCCGGACGACGCAAGTCGGAGATTGGTGCTCGAAGGGGGTGGGATCGAGGTGAATGGACAGGGAAGAATCCTCGTCACCGAGGAATGGTTGCTGAGCGACGTGCAGGTCCGCAATCCAGGTGTCACGCGCGCTGGATACGAAAAAGCATTCGCTACCTACCTTGGCTGTCATGACACCATCTGGCTCGGCAACGGATGCGCCGGTGATGACACGCACGGACACATTGACGACATGGCGCGTTTCGTCAACTTCGATACCGTCGCGTTGGCGTACGAAGCCGATCCGTCGGATGCGAATCACGCGTCGTCCGTGGACAATCTGGAACGGTTGCGTCTCGCGGCGGAGCGGCAGCCGTTGAACGTCGTGCTGCTGCCGTATCCGCGTCCGGTCATGATGGATGGACAGAGACTTCCGGGGAGTTACGCGAATTTCTACATCGCGAACGAAGTCGTTCTCGTGCCCACGTTCAATGATGCGAACGACCGCGTTGCGCTCGAAACCATCGCCACACTATTCCCGGATCGCACGGTGATCGGAATACATGCCGTGGATCTCGTGTGGGGGATGGGAACGCTGCACTGCCTCACGCAGCAGCAGCCGGCGATGGCGATCGATTACCGCGGCACCTGA
- a CDS encoding carbon-nitrogen hydrolase, with the protein MRREPFTVGIIQEAVAATPAETLDRAVTRIREAAGRGAQIICLQEMFNSHYFCTSQSCERFDIAEPIPGPVTDRMQELARELEVVIIVPIFERQAAGLYRNSAAVIDADGSLLGVYHKMHIPDDPLYYEKYYFTPGDANRTYEKEEHPGASGFRVWKTRYADVGVLICWDQWYPEAARITALLGADVIFYPTAIGWHPAEKAEFGPAQLDAWRTAQRAHAIANGVYVASPNRVGFEEESGTDGIEFFGHSFVSDPFGRVIAEAGLEPSVLVAKCDPALIEYTRRNWPFLRDRRIDAYSPILNRYLG; encoded by the coding sequence ATGCGCAGAGAGCCCTTCACGGTCGGAATCATCCAGGAAGCGGTCGCCGCAACGCCCGCCGAGACGCTGGACCGGGCAGTGACCCGGATCCGGGAAGCCGCGGGCCGCGGGGCCCAGATCATCTGCCTGCAGGAGATGTTCAACTCTCACTACTTCTGCACCAGCCAGAGCTGCGAGCGGTTCGACATCGCGGAGCCCATTCCCGGGCCGGTAACGGATCGGATGCAGGAGCTGGCCCGGGAGCTCGAGGTCGTGATAATCGTCCCCATCTTCGAGCGTCAGGCCGCTGGACTCTATCGCAACTCGGCTGCGGTGATCGACGCCGACGGCTCGCTGCTGGGTGTGTATCACAAAATGCACATCCCCGACGACCCGCTGTACTACGAGAAGTATTACTTCACGCCTGGCGACGCGAACCGCACATACGAGAAGGAAGAACACCCGGGGGCTAGCGGCTTTCGAGTCTGGAAGACGCGCTATGCCGATGTCGGCGTCCTGATCTGCTGGGATCAGTGGTATCCGGAGGCCGCACGTATCACCGCACTACTCGGTGCCGACGTCATCTTCTATCCTACGGCGATTGGCTGGCATCCCGCGGAGAAGGCGGAGTTCGGGCCGGCGCAGCTGGATGCATGGCGTACGGCGCAGCGCGCGCACGCGATTGCGAATGGCGTGTATGTCGCCTCGCCCAACCGCGTGGGATTCGAGGAGGAGTCGGGCACCGATGGAATCGAATTCTTCGGCCACTCTTTCGTGTCGGATCCGTTCGGAAGAGTGATCGCCGAGGCGGGGCTCGAGCCGAGCGTGCTCGTCGCGAAATGCGATCCTGCCCTGATCGAGTACACGCGCCGCAACTGGCCATTCCTGCGTGACAGGCGTATCGACGCATACTCACCCATTCTGAATCGGTACCTGGGGTGA
- a CDS encoding ABC transporter substrate-binding protein: protein MACLAVSVALVALEVLLDRRIVVAALAASISTLSTLVACSRQPREYLLGAAGPQTVAYGIQNQHGIDLAVDEINRAGGIDGVPLRVVASDDRASGADAARVAGEFVANRKILAVIGHAGSGAEVSAARVYDGGHLPAVATTPSSPDITGISPWVFRMSTSDSVNGITLARFASSLSDSLHRPARVAVLYHNDSYGRGLSDAFLHSFKGQVLSTDPIGTDTNLEPYITYFKTHAPDIVFVASDEDLGIKVLREARRQHLSATFLGGDGWQGVVSDPASEGAFVGTPFTAQNSSEATQRFASAFRARYGMVPDAHAALAYDATRLIASALRSGATTRTEIRDYLSSLKQSTAFASLSGPTWFNGTDPVGDTFRMTRIHDGLMLPVERR from the coding sequence ATGGCCTGCCTGGCTGTCTCGGTTGCATTGGTGGCATTGGAGGTTTTGTTGGATCGTCGTATCGTCGTCGCGGCTCTTGCCGCGTCCATAAGCACCTTGAGCACCTTGGTCGCCTGCTCCCGTCAGCCTCGGGAGTACCTGCTTGGCGCGGCCGGTCCCCAGACTGTGGCCTACGGAATCCAGAACCAGCACGGGATCGATCTCGCTGTGGATGAGATCAACCGCGCCGGCGGGATAGACGGTGTGCCGCTACGCGTCGTCGCAAGTGACGATCGTGCAAGCGGAGCCGACGCAGCTCGCGTCGCTGGTGAGTTCGTGGCGAACCGGAAGATTCTTGCGGTGATTGGCCACGCGGGATCCGGTGCCGAGGTATCTGCTGCGCGCGTATACGACGGCGGTCATCTTCCAGCTGTGGCCACGACGCCGTCGTCGCCCGACATAACCGGGATCTCGCCGTGGGTGTTTCGCATGAGCACCAGCGATTCTGTGAACGGAATAACGCTCGCGCGCTTCGCATCGTCGCTGAGCGACTCGCTGCACCGTCCCGCAAGGGTCGCCGTTCTGTATCACAACGACTCGTATGGACGCGGGCTGTCCGACGCGTTCCTGCACAGCTTCAAGGGCCAGGTTCTGAGCACAGATCCGATCGGCACCGACACGAACCTCGAGCCGTACATCACGTACTTCAAGACACACGCTCCCGACATCGTATTCGTCGCAAGCGATGAGGATCTTGGAATCAAGGTGCTGCGCGAGGCGCGCAGGCAACACCTGTCGGCCACGTTCCTGGGTGGCGACGGATGGCAGGGTGTGGTGAGTGACCCTGCGTCGGAGGGAGCCTTTGTCGGAACACCATTCACCGCGCAGAACAGCAGCGAAGCAACGCAGAGGTTCGCGTCCGCATTTCGCGCCAGGTACGGGATGGTGCCGGACGCACATGCCGCGCTGGCGTACGACGCGACACGGCTGATCGCGAGCGCGCTCAGGAGCGGCGCTACCACCAGAACCGAAATTCGCGATTATCTCTCATCGCTGAAGCAATCGACCGCATTCGCGAGCCTGTCCGGCCCCACCTGGTTTAATGGCACCGATCCAGTTGGAGATACCTTCCGTATGACCCGCATACACGACGGGCTCATGCTTCCTGTGGAGCGCCGATGA